The Callospermophilus lateralis isolate mCalLat2 chromosome 18, mCalLat2.hap1, whole genome shotgun sequence nucleotide sequence GGATCCAGGGTGCTGCATGCTCTGTGGTGGGCTGGCGGCCTGTGGCCAGCAGCTGCCGCCGCACACACTCCTCAATGTGACTGATCCACTCCTGGCGCTCTGTAGTGGAGGCAGCTGACACCACAAAGGACTTCTTGGCTGTCTTGATCATCCAGCGGTTCTTGGCCTGCAGGGTCTCTGGCAGTGGCTCCAACGTCACCTCCTCCAGTGGAATGATATGCTGGCTGCGGTACTTGCGCTTGTTGAGCACGATGCTGCCATACACCAGGATGTCATTGAAGAGGAAGAAGATGCGTGGTTTGGCCTTCTTGCGGCACTCCTTGGTCAGCACGCCCTCACCTAGCAGCACCCGGCCTGGCAGGGCCAGTGGCTGCCCTGATGCCCCAAAGCAGCTCTCCACTGCTGCGATCCGCTGGCTGTTGATCTCTGTGTTGGCCAAGTGGTCCACCATCTTCTCCAGTGGCTCAGCTGTGGGAGACAGACGAGGAGGCGTCAGCATGCCCAGGCATAGCTGTATTGGGGTACTGAGGATCAGAGTCACACTGCTCACCCTCAACTCTTCAAACCAGACAACTTATTGTCCTACTGGGCCCCAGCAAGCCCGCCTGTCTAGCCACCCAACCATAGAAACTCACCACCCCAGAAGCCAGCCCTGATATGAGGGGTATAAGAAATTATGCTGAGGTAGCTGCATAtgatggctcacacctgtaatcccagctgaggagcagaggctgaggcaggaggattacaagttcaaagccagtctcagcaacttagcaagtttctaagcaacttagcaagaccctacctcaaaataaaaagtaaaaagagggctggggatgtagctcagtggttaagcactcctgaattcaattcctggtaccaaaaaaagagggggaagaaaagaaagaaaagaaattatccAGAGGTGATGAGGAATTCCCCAATAAGAGGACTATAAAGGCCAGTCAGGGATGGAAGGCAGCCATGAATGGGCCACTCGGCAGGCTACTGCTGTGGGCAATGGAGGATCAGTGCCTACTGGGGGATCTTAGAAGATAGGGTGAACATGCTTCAATAGGGTTCACCAGGGACAAAAGACTAAGAACCTGGGAGAGTTACCAACTTCTGTCAGCTGTTCCCAGGGCATCAGGAAGGATGCAGATACACATACTGGAACAATGCATCCCAGGCACATGGTGGTTTGGGATCCCAACCAATCACAGACCTGCAACTGCCTCATTGATTCAGTGGTTACCACCATTATCACAGGTACCAGGTGCTGAGTGCTCCCTCCATGCCAAGCATGACTTTATCTCAGTTCTTATACAAACCCTAGAAGGTAGGTTACCTTTCCATTTATAGGAGGGAAACAGATTGCTagtaagtggggggggggggcatataTCTGGCACCACACCCAGCCTTCCACCATGGGGTGTGAAGACCACCTGAGCCCCTGTGCTCAAGCACcaaacagtaagtgttggtggcCTGGGAGCTCATCACAGCTCCATTCACACACCTTCCCTCTGAGCCCATCAGACTTACAGCTCTGGAGACCAGCTGAATGCTGTCACTCTCTAGGCCAAGCCTTTGGTCCTGGCCTCTTGACTGAGCTACAAACATGGATTTCCTCCGGTCCATCTAATAAGTTCCTCAAATTCAGCTCAGTTTTCCCCAAAGCCTGTTGCTCTCAGCTCTTCTTCATAGTTGGAACCACCATTCACCAGTGTTTCAAACTCCAAgtctagaactcagtctttaatctCCTTTGTACCATGAgcattcaacccatgagtgagcctCATCATCTTCATCTTGCAAATCCAGCCAAGTCAGCACACAATGCTACCACTGTGTTGACAGCAAGGTGCTTCTGTCTGGAACAGACCATAACAGCTTCTTCCTGTGACCAGCTCTTAGTTCCCATCCCCCTTTCAGAAAGGTTCTCCCTGAACCCCAGTTCAGACAGCCTCTCCTCCAGCCAAGGACAGGGAATGGAAGACTGGGGTCTGAGGGTTAAATTTGGTTCACAgcctgtttttataaataaagttttattggaacacagccatgctCATTTATCCGCCATGGTCTATGGCAGCTCTCATGCTGCAATGACTGAGTAGTGGTGATAGAGACCATATGGtttcaaagcctaaaatatttaccgtCTGGCTTTTTACAGAAAAAGTTCACTGATgccattatcattatcattactattattattttgtctCCACATCAGGACCTGGTCTTTTCTCGTCTATTCATTATTTGCTTATGTATTTTCTGTGTCCCCCACTTAATTTTTAGCTCCATAAGAAGACTTTTCTTGTTTACTGTTGTGTCACCAATTCTTGAAGGTGTGTCCTTGCACACAGTAAGTACTCAATAAGTGAGTGGCAAATGACTCAACCTTTCTAAAGCTCCTGAAGACCACTACATGTGATTCAACTGCAAGGGAAGCAGATGAGAGCTGACCTCATATGCATGTCCTTGGCCTTGCTGATCACAAACATACTATTTCTGAGTCACCAAGCTGCAATTCTATAAGTCAGACCACCTGTGGGAATCCAGAGCAGGGCCTTAATATGGGGGCTGGAGGCATTGTGCAAGAAGAAATGCTGGGTCCCTTGAGTCATGTTTTACTTGCCTCTTCAAGTCACAAGATGCCCTGAAAAGTGCTGCCCACACCACCTTATATAAGAACTGCTATTTTTAGTTTGGAAACCTAGAGGATTATCAGTGACACTCTGAGCCATTCTGCCATGACTGAGCACCAGATCCCTGGCTGATGGACAATTTTGCAAAACAAGAACCATATCTCTTAACATTTCAGAGTGCCACCTCCAAGTTTCATCAGGCTGTGGGCTGGGAGCCCTGGGATGGTTTGGATAATTTCTCTACATAAATGAGTCAGAATAGAGCAGAGGAGGGAGACTCAAAAAGGACAGTGACTGCTGTGTGGCAGTGACAATTGAAGTCCCTTATGAGCAAGGTCTATCCAAACAATGGATATGCAGATCAAAATGAGCTAATGGAAACACATAAAGAGTGGGAAAAAGGCAaccttcagaacagtatatatcaTGGGACACCAGCTGTGCAGAAGCTGCATAACATCTAAaaagttgtttggtttttttttgccaGACATGCTcaagttacttttttaaaaaaattttaatttatttttttacttatatatgacagaggaatgcattacaattcttattacacatatagagcacaatttttcatatctctgattgtatacaaagtatattcacaccaattcgtgtctttttacctgtactttggataataatgatcatcacattccatcatcattaataacctcatgccccctccctacccctccaacccctctgccctatctagtctATTCCACACCAGTATGCATTCCCTCTCCACTATGCACAGGTTCCAATttcagccacatcctcaaccaccACTTGGTTGTTTATTAAAGTTTTTAAGAAATGCATGGGCCATCCAAAGATGAGGCTCCGCCTCATTAGGATGGctactatttaaaaataataacaagtggtggtgaggatgtggagaaattggaaaccCTGTGCACTGTGGGTGGGAATGCATACTGGTGTGGtgtctatggaaaacaatatggaagttcctctagaaattaaaaatagaattaccatctGATCCAGGAATCCTACTTCTGGGTTTCTATCCAAAAGGACTGAGAGCAGAGACTTGAAGAAATATCTCACTCCCATACTCAACGCCatcattcacaataaccaagaagtggaagcaacccaagtgccctcagcagatgaatgggtaaacatAACGTGGTCCatacatataatggaatattatttggctttaaaaaggaaggaatttTAATACATGCTACTGCATGAATGAATCTGGATGATATGAAGTGAAATAAGATAGTGATAAGATAGCAAATATTGCAGGATTCCACTTAGATGAAGTATCTAAAGTGGTCAGATTGGTAGACAGAAAACGGTTGCCAGGGGTCATGGGCATTGTGGGAGTTTCTGATGGGCCAGAGTTTcaattttaaaagatgaaaaagttcatttttttcacaaCAGTGGAAATATTTAACAGTACAGAACCAcacatttaaaaatgattaagaTGGTAAAATAAAACCAAGGCCAGGAGAAAGTGACCTTGGGGAAGGGGATCTAGATGTGACCAGGAATGGGGTGGGGGTGTCCTCACATAGGATTTCACCTTtatctgtgttttatttattttgttagaaAAAGGCagcaacaggggctggggatgtggctcaagtggtagcgcgcccgcctggcatgcgtgcggcccaggttcgatcctcagcaccacatacaaaacaaagatgttgtgtctgccaagtactaaaaaataaatattaaaaaaaaaaaaaagatctttaaagaaaaaaaaagaaagaaaaaggcagcAACAAATGTGATGAAATCCAATACCCATCAATTCCAGaaagtaaaaacattttttttttcattttaattttaaagtccttcaaaagaataaaatcacaGGACAGCATCTGGATCAAGTTCTGGGTTCTACAGGCTGGAGACAGTGAGTGGAGCCAGGCAGGCCTCTCAACGGGACACTAGGCTGAGTCTGGCAAGGAGATGGCACAGCATAGGGACCTGGGCATCTGTGGGAGATGCCAGGAGCCCTGAAGAAGGAAGGCCACGTTTCCCCTCAGTACCCCGGTGTGTCAAGAAGTCTGGTGCCAGCAGAACCCTGCCACCGGTCTAGAACAAAGCCTAGCACATTCAGTGTGGAGTCAGAGTGGCTCTGAGCTGGGAGGACAGGAGGCTCTTACCCAGCCCTGTGCACTCCAGAGGCTGGCTTGCCCAGGTCCACCTCCCACAGACACAGCCCACAGAGGAAGTGAAGAGCAGTACTGGGGAGGGCAGAGCTGTGGGCGGAGGTGTCTAGCTGCTGGCAGCAAAATGTGGGCCATGAAGGGCAGGATTATCTGGTGCTAGATGAAAGGGGCCTGGGCCCAAGCTGTCCTGTCCCCACACACTGAACACAGCAGCCAGAGGGGTCTCATGCCCCTCTCCTCTGTGAGTCTACAGAGGGTCCGAGGCTGGGCAGGGGACCAGGCACACAATGTCCTCTCTGGTGGCTCCCCAACATTTGCCCACACTCCTGATGCAATCGTAGcttcatgcactgattaaatgtgGCCTGATGGCTTTTCATGGTAAATAAGCAGCCCTGAGTCTTTTATATTGTTCTTGCCAGAGAAGTAAACCACCCTCAGGATAGAGGAGGAGAGAGCTGAGTCCTGTCCCATTCACTTAGGACAAGTCGGCCTCAGGAAGACAATGAAAATGGACCCTTCTGGCAGCATTTCGACCTTGGAAAATAATTGTGCCAACCCCAGCTTGGCACCCAGGCCACTGACAGAGGGACTGACACTGCTGCAGGGTCAGGGAGTCTGGTAGACAGGGCAATGAGCAGACTTACATCGTCCCTGGAGGTTCAGAAGGGTGAGGGCTCTGGGCTCTGTGATCCCACCACTTTAACAAGGGCTGAAGGTGCTCACAGTGAGTGCTAGGCTTGGGAGCCACATCCTGAGAGTCACAGGATGGCTGTGGATTCTGTGTGGCCAGCGCTCTGTGCATGATAGTTGAAGAGTGATGAGAAATCTAAAATggggaactgaaaatccataccAAATCTGGCCCTCTGGCAGCTTTTCCAAATACAGTTGTTTTAGAACACAGCCATGTGCAACACACTGTATGGCTtgcaaaacctaaaaatatttacTGTCTGGACCTTTATAGAAAAGGTTTGCTTCTCTCTAATTTATACCACCACATACTATAAAATGCATAACATACCTACTCCAAGGATATACCCGACAAACCACACTGGGTTCTGTCCTGATGGAACCCGTCTTCTCCTATTGCCCACTTGGGATATAGTTTTTGAGATTACTGAGACATGTCTGAGGGCCCGAAACCTTGGAAAGTAGTAGCCTTTTGGTCTTTCTCTGGGCTTCCTGACTGGGGCCCCACTGTCCCTGCAGGGACCTCAGCCCCAGCCAGGCCCACCCCACCTGACATTACTTTGTGATGTTTCCTGATATCTTACAAGTGCCATGCACTATACTAGGCATCCCTTATAGCAGGGAGTTAGAGACCAGGCTTCAATAATGTACTTCCTGGTGGGGAAGCCAGACTAGAAGTGACTCCACAAGGTGTTTTCTGAGAGCCAGTGCTAAGTGCTATGCAGAAAAGGTTCTGCAGAGGGATTGGGGCAGGTGGGGATTAGGAAAGATCTGTGAGGAAGTTACCTCACTGCAACCTGAATATAAGGAAGAAGCCAGTCAAAGTCAAAGATCTGAGAAGAGTTTTCTAGTTATAGGAAAAGCTCAAGGTGGAGAGTAAGGGAGCCACAGAGGAAGAAGCAATGGGGCCAGGGTGAAATTTAAGGTCACAGGGGCCAGCAGGGGCCAGCAGGGGTCATCCTGCAGGCCTACAGATCAAGGTGAGAATTTGATTTTTCTCCAAGTGCATGAGGGGAAGCCCAAGATCCAAGTTTCCTCTCCTTCCAGAGGGGCTGCCCCTCAGCTTTGTCCAGCCCTGTGCTTTCTAGAAAGTTCTCCAGGAAAAGACTAGTAATAAGGAAAATGAACTGAAGGTGCCATTTAGGCAGTGCCCACAGCTTGCCAAGCACAAGTTAAGCACATTACAtgtattatcttatttaatcctcacaaaaggCCAGTTAGAGAAGTACCACCCACTGGAACTACCATCACTGCCCAAAGTCCTTGTGAGTGGCCAGGGAGCCCAAATTAAAAAGTGGCCAAAACAGCCCTGAACTGCTGAAGGGTGCTTTCAATCAAGACAGAATCAGAAATCCTGAAGTCCAGAGACTGGGGCTCCTCTCCAGATGcctgacctttccattttcaacactcacacctgaaaaggttcatcaGCTTGGATGGGTTGTCCCACCCTCCAGGTCGCACTGGCAAAACCTCCTTCCTTCCTTGGGGGTGGGACGGTTTGCAGAGGTCCCTTTGCTCTGCTGTGCTGCCCTGTCCCTGTCTTGGCAGCCCTGGTAGGATAGGCCGGATGCAGGCTGAAGTCAGTCATCTCAGCTGACAAACGTCAGTGGGAATTACCTGCCAAACAGAGGCTGACCCCAGTACTAATCCTCCCACCGTCTTGACCTCCACCCTCCGCTGGTGAGATAACAGCTTTGTTCAAATTCCAAAAGCCTTTCCCTCCGGCAGTGGAGAAAAAGTTTCAGGGTGACTCCAAATTTCAGTTTTCCCACCTGCCAAGAGGGCTGGTGACACATCTCCCCTATCCTTCACGAGTTCCACGGAAAGGAAAGCAGACTCCCCAGGCCATTTCTGCCTCTGTGGGTCGGCCTCAATAACTTCCTTTGACAATTCCCACCAAGAGTCACAAACTCAAACCCGTCAGGGGCCAGGTGTCTCCTAAATATGAGGCCAGCGAGAACCCAGACCGTCTGGCAAGCACTGCCACTCTGCTCTCCTCCCATCCCACCCCTACCCCACCCCCGTAGCAGTCCCAGCCACGTCTCTTGTACCCTCAGATCGAGGTCAAGAAGTGCGGCCGCAGAGGCGGCATGAGGACATAACTTCGCAAAACATTACCAGACGGCGGGTGTTCTGAGATTTCCTGCAGTACCAGGGTGCGCTGGGACGCCCCAACTCTCATGCCTCCCGCAACGCCGCGCCCCCACACCCGTACCCTACCTGCCCTCACCCTCAACCGTGGAGAGGCTACAAGCCCTGCCCTGCAAGCAAGCGGTGAGCCTCTGCTCGGGCCAGAGTCCAAGGAGCCCTGGATGCGCGCCGTGCCCCGCCCGCCTAAGCCCGGGAGCCACCAGGACTTAGCAGCCCCGGGAATCAAACAGCGTGAAGGCGACAGGAGGAAAGCCCACCTACTCCGCAAGCCATACCCGGGCCGGGGTTTGGGTGAAGGCTTACCTCCTCGGCCGGCCAGGGGCTCCGCGCGCCCCACGCCCCGCGCCCTGCAGCGAGATGGCCCAGCAGCCCGGCCCGCCAGTCCGCTCTCTGCCGCTGTGTGGGGCTGGCCAGCTCCGGCCCATTGCCGCGCTGCCCACGTCTCTGCGTTGCAACTCCCTTGACACGCCCTCTCGCGGGCAGCTCGACCTATCGGAGCCACGGAGCACAGACGAGGGCGGAGCCAGCGCGAGTCTCCGAGAAATGTGCGCGAGTACCCGAGAAAAGTGTGCAACTTGGTCTGCGGTCAGCGCTCGCGGCAGGCCGGCCTTGGGGGCTGCCTTCCCAGTTTGCACCCCACTTCACcggtttccctttcttcttgtcgcCTCACTCCACACTCGGACAGCTGGCACCCGGCTGGAGACTCAGTCCAGGGCTCCCGGCCCGGATGTAGAGGGGCCGTCATCGCTGGGTAATGAGGGATGGGACACTGGCAAGAAGGAGTGAGAAGCTCTTTTGGGCAATATCATGATGCCGCTGGTCGTCCCCTGCGTTTCGAAGCTTGTATATAGTCGTCTTTCCCCAGTAACCCTGAGAGATGATCATAATATTAAAAACcagcagcattttttaaaaattcaactttTTTATAGTGGCAAATTTCACACACCGAAGGAAGGAATCGTGGTCTCCATGTACCCATCACACGCAGCTGAACGTTAGCAAGTTAGGCCACTCCTTGCTTATCCTGCTTCCTGGCCTCTGCAGACACTCAAAATGAAATGACAAGGCTTCAAGTGGCACATATCTCAGCCTGCTGGTGGCCTCCTCCTAACTCACCCCTCCTACTGGCTTCTTCCAGTTCCTCAGAACCTCAGGGTTCTCCCACCTCCAAGGTCCTTTGCACTTCCTCTGCCTCTATCAGGTCTTACTTCAAACTGGCACCTGCTCAGAGAAGCTTCCCTGGCTCCCAGCGCAGTTCCTTGCTTCATCCACTACCTTCCACTACCTCAGGTAGTTGTCTGTGTTTGtttactttgttgttgttgttgttttccccaacCTGAAGTCATGTTTTGGGGTCACTTGtttacatgtttgtggactgtcttCCCTACCTGGCTATGAGCCCCAGGAACACCTTGTTCACTCCTCTCTCCAGGCCTGAGATTCAGCCCTTAGTTGGAAAGCTCAATGTCTGTTCTTTCCCTCTAGTTTGTGTTGCCAAATAAGACAGAGCCTGGGCACCTGGAAGAAGAGCAAGAGGTGACAGTTGGAGAAAGAGCTGATCTGGCTCCAGGATCTCGGTGCTGTGGCCAGACTCTCTTCTCAGCTGGGCCTCCATCCTTGAGGGCAGCTAGCAGGCAGGAAGGAGCAAGGTGCCCCGCTCTCCCTGGAGATCTGGGTGAGGCTGTGAGGGAGGCTCAGTGCTGGCcagagaagggaaagtggggaggggaggaagagggagaaggtcaagagaaagaggagggaaggaggtGATAAGCACGTGAGAAAGCCACCAGCTGTGGCCTTGGAGAGCCCCCTCATTTATCCCCTGCCCTCCATCCTTGCCATCACCCTCATCAGCAAGTACAGCCTGTACTGAGCATTCAAAAGAAGCCATAGCGTTGAAGATAGACCATGGGATGATCGTGATCCAATGACCTTTCTTTTTGTCCTGcaaaatatttaaacatttaaaaattcaggatttaatcataaaaattaggatttccatcttctctaaaatgaGAGGGTTTGAAAATGCTGGTTGTCGTCTCCCTGGCAAGCTGTCCCCAGATGGGGTTTGTGTTCTCCCATCCACAACAGTCCTACCAGCCTCTGGGTTTCCCCCCATCCTGCTCTACCCACTCATGTACTCCCTGTGAATAAGCACTTG carries:
- the Plekhf1 gene encoding pleckstrin homology domain-containing family F member 1 isoform X2, with translation MVDHLANTEINSQRIAAVESCFGASGQPLALPGRVLLGEGVLTKECRKKAKPRIFFLFNDILVYGSIVLNKRKYRSQHIIPLEEVTLEPLPETLQAKNRWMIKTAKKSFVVSAASTTERQEWISHIEECVRRQLLATGRQPTTEHAAPWIPDKATDICMRCTQTRFSALTRRHHCRKCGFVVCAECSRERFLLPRLSPKPLRVCSLCYRELAAQKRKEEEAEQDRGSPGQLAHLGGAFCGASSGDDDDSDEDREGSRDGDWPSHVEFYTSGVSWSAFHS
- the Plekhf1 gene encoding pleckstrin homology domain-containing family F member 1 isoform X1 yields the protein MRVGASQRTLVLQEISEHPPSAEPLEKMVDHLANTEINSQRIAAVESCFGASGQPLALPGRVLLGEGVLTKECRKKAKPRIFFLFNDILVYGSIVLNKRKYRSQHIIPLEEVTLEPLPETLQAKNRWMIKTAKKSFVVSAASTTERQEWISHIEECVRRQLLATGRQPTTEHAAPWIPDKATDICMRCTQTRFSALTRRHHCRKCGFVVCAECSRERFLLPRLSPKPLRVCSLCYRELAAQKRKEEEAEQDRGSPGQLAHLGGAFCGASSGDDDDSDEDREGSRDGDWPSHVEFYTSGVSWSAFHS